One Capra hircus breed San Clemente chromosome 29, ASM170441v1, whole genome shotgun sequence genomic region harbors:
- the POLR2G gene encoding DNA-directed RNA polymerase II subunit RPB7, with translation MFYHISLEHEILLHPRYFGPNLLNTVKQKLFTEVEGTCTGKYGFVIAVTTIDNIGAGVIQPGRGFVLYPVKYKAIVFRPFKGEVVDAVVTQVNKVGLFTEIGPMSCFISRHSIPSEMEFDPNSNPPCYKTMDEDIVIQQDDEIRLKIVGTRVDKNDIFAIGSLMDDYLGLVS, from the exons ATGTTTTACCAC ATTTCCCTGGAGCACGAGATTCTGCTGCACCCGCGATACTTCGGCCCTAACTTGCTCAACACGGTGAAACAAAAGCTCTTCACCGAGGTGGAGGGGACCTGCACCGGCAA GTATGGCTTTGTAATTGCCGTCACCACCATTGACAATATCGGTGCTGGTGTGATCCAGCCAGGCCGAGGCTTTGTCCTTTATCCAGTTAAGTACAAGGCCATTGTTTTCCGGCCCTTTAAAGGGGAGGTCGTGGATGCGGTGGTCACTCAGGTCAACAAG GTTGGACTCTTCACAGAAATCGGGCCCATGTCCTGCTTCATCTCTCGACAC TCCATCCCATCAGAGATGGAATTTGATCCTAACTCCAACCCACCGTGTTACAAAACGATGGATGAG GACATTGTGATTCAGCAGGACGATGAGATCCGCTTGAAGATCGTGGGGACCCGTGTGGACAAGAATGACATC TTTGCTATCGGCTCCCTGATGGATGATTACTTGG GGCTTGTGAGCTGA